One genomic region from Mytilus trossulus isolate FHL-02 chromosome 9, PNRI_Mtr1.1.1.hap1, whole genome shotgun sequence encodes:
- the LOC134683976 gene encoding homeobox protein koza-like: MSLVTVQKPVKMSFSIDELAKSSRGTSSDQTKHVGSIYARFQSIVKFHQETTPVKLQATVQPMTSTPISLPLANPNVERQFKRKREEDSIYSADSSLESSETKSTDSLSSISDDTTEIQDKPSKKARCMFTSTQITELEQCFLTNRFLPIEDRPILAKRLKLSQQQVKTWFQNRRMKEKRLQKLGTTELQKLAHDTHVSVTTAQVPPTLPGYFSYQNQYPGSPSTQFYDPMSLMYGYGTMSPVMYPEYSRPVYTGLSPPLVEHHRV, translated from the coding sequence ATGAGTCTTGTCACAGTACAGAAACCAGTTAAGATGTCTTTCAGCATCGATGAGCTTGCTAAGAGTAGCAGAGGTACCAGTTCAGACCAGACCAAACATGTCGGCAGCATATATGCTAGATTTCAGAGCATTGTCAAATTTCATCAAGAGACTACCCCAGTGAAGTTACAAGCCACTGTCCAACCAATGACAAGTACTCCTATCTCGCTACCACTCGCTAATCCCAACGTAGAGcgacaatttaaaagaaaaagagaagAAGATTCAATTTACTCAGCCGACAGCAGCCTTGAATCATCTGAAACCAAATCAACAGACAGTCTTTCGTCAATCTCAGACGACACGACTGAAATACAAGACAAACCAAGTAAAAAGGCAAGATGTATGTTTACGTCAACACAGATTACAGAATTAGAACAATGTTTCTTAACTAACAGATTTCTACCTATTGAAGACAGACCAATACTGGCTAAAAGACTGAAGCTTAGTCAACAACAAGTTAAAACATGGTTCCAGAATCGTAGAATGAAAGAAAAACGCCTACAAAAACTTGGAACAACAGAATTGCAGAAGTTAGCACATGATACACACGTTTCAGTGACGACAGCACAAGTTCCACCTACACTTCCTGGATACTTCAGCTACCAAAATCAGTACCCAGGATCACCATCAACACAGTTTTATGATCCGATGTCACTTATGTATGGGTACGGTACGATGTCACCCGTTATGTATCCAGAATACAGCCGACCGGTTTACACTGGACTTTCTCCTCCGCTGGTAGAACACCACAGAGTCTGA